GGTTTCAAGGCGGCCGGGGCAGTATGATGAAAGATCTGATATCGTTATGTGCAATTATGAGAACTGGTCTGCCTACGCAGAAGATTCAGCGATTATCATAAATGCGACTCCGCTTGGAATGGTACCGAATACTGATGCTTCGCCAGTTAAAGATCATGAAGCTGAAGTCCTTGCGGGTAAAATTTGCTATGATGCTGTTTACAATCCCAGAGAAACTAAATTCCTGAAACAAGCGGAAGATGTGGATGGTATTCCAATCGGGGGATTAGATATGTTGATTTATCAGGGAGCAAAATCATTTAAAATGTGGACCGGACAGGAATTCCCTTTAGGACTTATAAAAATGAAGCTGGATGATGTCTTCCCACATTGATTTCATAAAACCCAAACTGTTGAACACTGAACAGATATCGAGCTGGTTTACACTTCGAAATCAGGACTTGGTACAGGAAAAGAGCAGCATTCGCGGTCTTAATTTAGGACTTAATACTTCAGAAAAAGCCTCAGTTGTTTTAAGTAACAGGCAATCCCTGATCAATCAGATTGATGTTGAACCTGATAAAATAGCTTATGCCGTTCAGGTGCATAAGACAGATGTGAGAGAGATAAGTAAAGGAGGTGTCTTTGAGGATACCGATGGATTTGTATCTAACACTCCGGGTTTAGCCTTAGCAATACAGGTTGCTGATTGTGCCGCTATTCTATTTGGTGATGATAAGAACGAAGTAATTGGTGCAGCACATGCTGGATGGAGAGGAGCAGCGGGTGGAATTGTCCCTGAGACTATTTCAAAAATGAAAAGTTTGGGCGCAGAGTCTGAATCTATAAAGGTCTTTGTAAGCCCGTGTATATCACTTGAGAACTTTGAAGTGGGAGAGGAGGTTGCTTCTGAGTTTCCGGATCAGTTTGTAGATAGAACGAATTATGCAAAACCTCATGTTGATTTGAAAGCATTCATCAAATACCAGCTATTAAATGAAGGTATTAATGAACAGAATATTGAAATAGATGCTTCCTGCACCATCAGTAATGAAAATTTTTATTCATACCGTCGTCAAAAAGAACAAAGCGGACGAATGATGGGAATCATAAAGCTAAACTAACAAAAGCAGTTAATTTACATTGAGAGTCAGTTACAGTCCCGGATATTACGCTACTATTCCTGATGAACATATTTTCCCAATGAAGAAATTCAAAGGGCTTCACTCTTATCTTTTGAACAAAAGAATACTGTCAGAGTCAGAGATTGTTGAACCTTCAATGGCAGACCAGTCTAATCTTATCACAGCTCACACTCAAAGATATGTGAAGGCAATACTGAACGGCACACTTGATCGAAAGGAAGAGCGGCGAATGGGTTTGCCATGGACTCAATCGTTAGCTGTACGATCTAGATTAGCTGTTCAGGGAACCCTCAATGCAGGTCTGATGGCATTGCAAGATGGAATAGCAGGTAATCTTGCCGGCGGAACACACCACGCTATGCCTGATCTGGGAGAAGGTTTTTGTGTATTCAATGATGTTGCAGTTGCTATAAAAGTACTTCAACAATCTAAGTGGGTAAACAAGGTAATGGTGATTGATTGTGATGTCCATCAAGGGAATGGAACTGCTTATATATTTGCAGATGATCCTAGTGTATTTACATTTTCAATTCATGGAGCTAAGAACTATCCATTTAAGAAACCACCATCTGATTTGGATATTGGCCTTCCTGATAAAACGGAGGATAGTGAATATCACAAATCACTAATTGCAGCGCTTGACTCTATTCTCAATGATTTCGAGCCTGACCTTGTTTACTATTTAGGCGGAATAGATCCGCTTGCTACCGATCACTTTGGAAGACTTTCGCTAACACTAAAGGGACTTCGAGAGCGAGAGCGTATTGTTATAGAAACCATCACACAAAAAAATTACCCTTTGGTTCTATTACTTTCTGGTGGATATGCACCGACGTTGGAAGAAACAGTTATTGCCCATGCACAAATGTATGAAGTGGCAAAAGAAATGGGGTTTTGAATAATCATTTCTTAATT
The window above is part of the Balneola sp. genome. Proteins encoded here:
- a CDS encoding polyphenol oxidoreductase, with protein sequence MMSSHIDFIKPKLLNTEQISSWFTLRNQDLVQEKSSIRGLNLGLNTSEKASVVLSNRQSLINQIDVEPDKIAYAVQVHKTDVREISKGGVFEDTDGFVSNTPGLALAIQVADCAAILFGDDKNEVIGAAHAGWRGAAGGIVPETISKMKSLGAESESIKVFVSPCISLENFEVGEEVASEFPDQFVDRTNYAKPHVDLKAFIKYQLLNEGINEQNIEIDASCTISNENFYSYRRQKEQSGRMMGIIKLN